In one window of Leifsonia sp. NPDC080035 DNA:
- a CDS encoding lysophospholipid acyltransferase family protein has protein sequence MVPHPDETVNPPARRERSEKSRPSIFWVLAGILVPIGSLLARFRIVDGEKMPRHGAYIISPNHYSEIDPVMMGIAIWKLGRLPRFLAKESLFHVPVLGWFLRRSGQVPVARGGSARGSAPLDAAQKIVEDGRVVVIYPEGSLTRDPDMWPMRGKTGAARMALEHDIPVIPMAHWGTQQVMARYAKKISLFPRKTIAVKVGDPVDLSAFRGRNLDAATLTEATAVIMDAITALLEDLRGEEAPEKRWDPSQHNQKETGRFDG, from the coding sequence ATGGTGCCCCATCCCGATGAGACCGTGAACCCGCCCGCGCGCCGCGAGCGCTCCGAGAAGAGCCGCCCCTCGATCTTCTGGGTCCTCGCCGGCATCCTCGTGCCGATCGGCAGTCTGCTCGCCCGGTTCCGCATCGTGGACGGCGAGAAGATGCCGCGGCACGGCGCCTACATCATCTCGCCCAACCACTACAGCGAGATCGACCCCGTGATGATGGGCATCGCGATCTGGAAGCTCGGGCGCCTGCCGCGGTTCCTCGCCAAGGAGAGCCTGTTCCACGTGCCGGTGCTCGGCTGGTTCCTGCGCAGGTCCGGCCAGGTGCCGGTCGCGCGAGGCGGCTCGGCTCGCGGTTCCGCACCGCTGGACGCTGCGCAGAAGATCGTCGAGGACGGCCGCGTCGTCGTCATCTACCCGGAGGGGTCCCTGACCCGCGATCCGGACATGTGGCCGATGCGCGGCAAGACCGGCGCGGCGAGGATGGCGCTGGAGCACGACATCCCGGTCATCCCGATGGCGCACTGGGGCACCCAGCAGGTGATGGCTCGCTACGCCAAGAAGATCAGCCTCTTCCCCCGCAAGACCATCGCGGTGAAGGTGGGCGACCCCGTCGACCTGTCCGCCTTCCGCGGGCGCAACCTCGACGCGGCGACGCTGACGGAGGCGACGGCCGTGATCATGGACGCGATCACGGCGCTGCTCGAGGACCTGCGCGGCGAGGAGGCCCCCGAGAAGCGGTGGGACCCGAGCCAGCACAACCAGAAGGAGACCGGCCGCTTCGATGGCTAG
- the thiL gene encoding thiamine-phosphate kinase, giving the protein MGLTESEHGATIGEASEREALKRIFPRLPESAATLVGPGDDAAVLAAPDGRYVVTTDMMVHGPDFRLAWTSPEDLGWKAAATNLSDVAAMGAVPTALVVAIAAPADFPVAGLEQIADGFRTACALLAPGCGVVGGDLSVSETLTVAVTAFGDLQGRAPVLRSGARPGDVLAVSGALGAAAAGLRLLFTEAVDDDGNPDAGRFARVAAEHPALVEAQLRPRPPVADGPLAAAAGATAMLDLSDGLALDARRMAEASGVAVDIERDALGDDPRTALTGGEDHGLLAAFPAGATLPGGFRRIGAVREGAGLLVGGHPFDERGGWDPYLEWDGRAG; this is encoded by the coding sequence ATGGGACTGACTGAGAGCGAGCACGGCGCCACGATCGGCGAAGCGAGCGAGCGGGAGGCGCTGAAGCGCATCTTCCCGCGGCTGCCGGAGTCCGCCGCGACGCTCGTGGGGCCTGGCGACGATGCGGCGGTGCTCGCGGCGCCGGACGGCCGGTACGTCGTGACGACGGACATGATGGTGCACGGTCCGGACTTCCGCCTCGCCTGGACCTCGCCGGAGGACCTCGGCTGGAAGGCGGCGGCGACCAACCTGTCCGACGTCGCCGCGATGGGCGCCGTGCCGACCGCGCTCGTCGTCGCCATCGCCGCACCGGCCGACTTCCCGGTCGCGGGCCTCGAGCAGATCGCGGACGGGTTCCGCACGGCGTGCGCGCTGCTCGCCCCCGGCTGCGGCGTCGTCGGGGGCGATCTGTCGGTCTCGGAGACGCTGACCGTCGCGGTCACGGCATTCGGCGACCTGCAGGGCCGTGCTCCGGTGCTGCGCAGCGGCGCACGGCCGGGCGACGTGCTCGCGGTGTCGGGTGCGCTGGGAGCGGCCGCCGCCGGTCTTCGCCTGCTCTTCACCGAGGCGGTCGACGACGACGGGAATCCCGACGCCGGGCGCTTCGCGCGGGTGGCGGCCGAGCATCCCGCGCTGGTCGAAGCCCAGCTGCGTCCGCGGCCTCCGGTCGCGGACGGCCCGCTGGCGGCGGCGGCCGGCGCGACCGCGATGCTCGACCTGAGCGACGGTCTGGCGCTCGACGCCCGCCGGATGGCCGAGGCGAGCGGCGTCGCGGTCGACATCGAGCGGGATGCCCTCGGCGACGACCCGCGGACGGCGCTCACCGGGGGAGAGGACCACGGCCTCCTCGCCGCGTTCCCCGCCGGTGCGACGCTGCCGGGCGGGTTCCGCCGCATCGGCGCCGTGCGCGAGGGCGCCGGACTGCTGGTCGGCGGGCATCCCTTCGACGAGCGCGGCGGCTGGGATCCCTACCTGGAGTGGGACGGCCGCGCCGGCTGA
- a CDS encoding type II toxin-antitoxin system VapC family toxin has translation MNAGLLDTSTLILLGRVADPSTLPDVPSISAVTLAELSVGPLVASTDAERAARQAHLQLAESDFAPIPFDEAAARAFAGVAASFRAAGRKPAARAFDALIAATAISRGLPLHTCNPADFRDIEGLDVRPVTVAG, from the coding sequence ATGAACGCCGGCCTGCTCGACACCTCGACGCTCATCCTGCTGGGACGCGTCGCCGACCCGTCGACGCTGCCCGACGTCCCCTCGATCAGCGCCGTCACCCTCGCCGAGCTGTCGGTGGGGCCGCTCGTGGCGTCGACCGACGCGGAACGCGCGGCGCGCCAGGCGCACCTGCAGCTGGCGGAGTCCGACTTCGCGCCGATCCCGTTCGACGAGGCCGCGGCGCGCGCGTTCGCGGGCGTCGCAGCGTCGTTCCGGGCGGCCGGCCGCAAGCCCGCCGCGCGCGCCTTCGACGCGCTGATCGCGGCGACGGCCATCTCCCGCGGGCTGCCGTTGCACACCTGCAACCCGGCGGACTTCCGGGACATCGAGGGGCTCGACGTGCGTCCCGTGACGGTGGCGGGATGA
- the rsmD gene encoding 16S rRNA (guanine(966)-N(2))-methyltransferase RsmD has product MTRIVSGFAGSLALQVPKSGTRPTSDRVREAIFSALDARDAVRGARVLDLYAGSGALGLEAASRGAASVTLVEKSAAAAAVCRRNAAAVTRAAPAASHPTVDVRAASVQSALASVSGPFDLVFLDPPYDLPDAELLGALQTLVPLLAEDATVCIERRTRDGEPTLPDGLELLRSKAYGETAVYYAVPA; this is encoded by the coding sequence ATGACCCGTATCGTCTCCGGATTCGCCGGCTCGCTCGCCCTCCAGGTGCCGAAGAGCGGGACGCGACCCACGAGCGACCGCGTGCGCGAGGCGATCTTCTCTGCCCTCGACGCGCGCGACGCCGTCCGCGGCGCACGTGTGCTCGACCTGTACGCGGGGTCGGGGGCTCTGGGGCTGGAGGCGGCCAGTCGCGGCGCCGCGTCCGTGACGCTCGTCGAGAAGAGCGCGGCGGCGGCCGCCGTCTGCCGCCGGAACGCCGCCGCGGTCACCCGCGCGGCGCCCGCCGCCTCGCATCCGACGGTGGATGTGCGCGCCGCCTCGGTGCAGTCCGCTCTCGCGTCGGTATCGGGGCCGTTCGACCTGGTCTTCCTCGACCCGCCGTACGACCTACCGGACGCGGAGCTGCTCGGGGCGCTGCAGACGCTGGTCCCGCTGCTGGCGGAGGACGCGACGGTGTGCATCGAGCGCAGAACGCGCGACGGCGAGCCGACGCTTCCCGACGGCCTCGAACTGCTGCGCTCGAAGGCGTACGGCGAGACCGCCGTGTATTACGCCGTCCCCGCTTGA
- a CDS encoding NAD(P)H-dependent glycerol-3-phosphate dehydrogenase: protein MARAQVRKPAPARRIAVLGAGSWGTTFAKILADGGSDVVLWARRPELAREINEVKRNSDYLEGINLPRNLRATSRLGEAMRDAEQVFVSIPSQTLRSNLDAMIPYLGPSTVVVSLMKGVEKGTGLRMSEVIAQGLPIEPERIAVASGPNLALEIAREQPTAAVVSSVSLETAQAVAMSATNRYFRSFVNTDVIGTEFGGVLKNLIAVAIGIVDGVGYGENTKASIITRGLVEMTDFAVAYGAEPQTLSGLAGLGDLIATCESPLSRNNTAGRLLGQGYGFNDVVKQMNQTAEGLASVAPILSLAEARGVEMPIVRQVSQVLAGTLQPKDIAPHLTTEDDEPQGERTTDDGKGRSRASVWGSLKRAFDQLRDGGGGARGDRP, encoded by the coding sequence ATGGCTAGAGCACAGGTCCGTAAGCCAGCCCCCGCACGCCGCATCGCCGTCCTCGGCGCCGGCAGCTGGGGGACCACCTTCGCCAAGATCCTCGCCGACGGCGGCTCGGACGTCGTGCTGTGGGCGCGGCGCCCGGAACTCGCCCGCGAGATCAACGAGGTGAAGCGCAACAGCGACTACCTGGAGGGCATCAACCTCCCACGCAATCTGCGCGCGACCTCCCGGCTCGGCGAGGCCATGCGCGATGCGGAGCAGGTCTTCGTCTCCATCCCGAGCCAGACGCTGCGCTCCAACCTGGACGCGATGATCCCGTACCTCGGCCCGTCGACGGTCGTCGTCAGCCTGATGAAGGGCGTGGAGAAGGGCACGGGCCTCCGGATGAGCGAGGTGATCGCCCAGGGGCTGCCGATCGAGCCGGAGCGGATCGCCGTCGCCTCCGGTCCCAACCTCGCCCTCGAGATCGCCCGCGAGCAGCCGACGGCCGCGGTGGTCTCCTCGGTGAGCCTGGAGACCGCGCAGGCGGTCGCGATGTCGGCCACCAACCGCTACTTCCGCAGCTTCGTCAACACCGACGTGATCGGCACCGAGTTCGGCGGCGTGCTGAAGAACCTCATCGCGGTCGCCATCGGCATCGTGGACGGCGTCGGCTACGGCGAGAACACCAAGGCGTCGATCATCACGCGCGGTCTGGTCGAGATGACCGACTTCGCGGTGGCGTACGGCGCGGAGCCGCAGACGCTGTCGGGGCTCGCGGGCCTGGGAGACCTGATCGCCACGTGCGAGTCTCCGCTCAGCCGCAACAACACCGCCGGAAGGCTGCTCGGCCAGGGCTACGGCTTCAACGACGTGGTGAAGCAGATGAACCAGACGGCGGAGGGCCTCGCCTCGGTGGCGCCCATCCTCAGCCTGGCGGAGGCGCGCGGAGTCGAGATGCCGATCGTGCGCCAGGTCAGCCAGGTGCTCGCCGGCACACTGCAACCCAAGGACATCGCTCCGCACCTCACGACGGAGGACGACGAGCCGCAAGGCGAAAGGACAACGGATGACGGAAAAGGTCGCAGTCGCGCTTCTGTTTGGGGGTCGCTCAAGCGAGCATTCGATCAGCTGCGCGACGGCGGCGGGGGTGCTCGCGGCGATCGACCGTGA
- a CDS encoding FHA domain-containing protein, with product MGTQDDDTVRDRPGFIVPPPGLIPDRAAASVPARAPEPVALPAFLPPSAPGAPAPRPAPVWRLVVPGGARIPVTGTVLLGRNPAAAAHNGPADLVPLDDPTSTVSKTHAAVSAAGDVLTVTDLHSTNGVVVLSPASGERMLQPGVPAEVEQGGALRLGDLRIGVERA from the coding sequence GTGGGGACCCAGGACGACGACACCGTACGCGACCGGCCCGGCTTCATCGTGCCGCCGCCCGGACTCATCCCGGACCGCGCGGCCGCCTCGGTGCCGGCCCGTGCGCCGGAGCCCGTCGCGCTTCCCGCGTTCCTTCCGCCGTCCGCTCCCGGCGCGCCGGCGCCACGGCCCGCCCCCGTGTGGCGCCTCGTCGTGCCGGGCGGCGCCCGCATCCCGGTGACGGGGACGGTGCTGCTCGGGCGGAACCCGGCGGCCGCCGCGCACAACGGCCCCGCCGACCTCGTCCCGCTGGACGACCCCACCTCGACCGTCTCGAAGACCCACGCCGCGGTGTCCGCGGCCGGCGACGTCCTGACCGTCACCGACCTGCACTCGACGAACGGCGTCGTCGTGCTCTCGCCCGCGTCCGGCGAGCGGATGCTGCAGCCCGGCGTCCCCGCCGAGGTGGAGCAGGGCGGCGCGCTGCGGCTCGGCGATCTGCGCATCGGCGTGGAGCGCGCCTGA
- the leuC gene encoding 3-isopropylmalate dehydratase large subunit, whose product MTTDSTPLTLAEKVWQDHLVAKGEDGSPDLIYIDLHLVHEVTSPQAFDGLRMAGRPVRRPDLTIATEDHNTPTIGIDRPIADLTSRTQIETLRKNAEEFGIRLHSLGDIEQGIVHVVGPQLGLTMPGITVVCGDSHTSTHGAFGAMAFGIGTSEVEHVLATQTLPLKPFKTMAITVEGELRPGVTAKDIILAVIAKIGTGGGQGYVLEYRGSAIRSLSMEGRMTICNMSIEAGARAGMVAPDETTFAYLKGRPHAPEGADWDEAVAYWKTLQTDDDAVFDAEVYLDADEIEPFVTWGTNPGQGVSLSQEVPDPAAIDEPNARAAAERALEYMDLTPGTPMKSIPVDAVFMGSCTNSRIEDLRAFASIIKGRKKADGVRVMVVPGSARVRIEAEAEGIDKIVEEFGAEWRFAGCSMCLGMNPDQLAPGERCASTSNRNFEGRQGKGGRTHLVSPLVAAATAIRGTLSSPWDLEHEDVDTNSGEKVGA is encoded by the coding sequence ATGACCACCGATTCCACCCCGCTGACCCTGGCGGAGAAGGTGTGGCAGGACCACCTGGTCGCGAAGGGCGAAGACGGCTCTCCCGACCTGATCTACATCGACCTGCACCTCGTGCACGAGGTGACCAGCCCGCAGGCGTTCGACGGCCTGCGCATGGCCGGCCGCCCGGTGCGCCGCCCGGACCTCACCATCGCCACCGAGGACCACAACACCCCGACCATCGGCATCGACCGGCCGATCGCCGACCTCACCAGCCGCACGCAGATCGAGACGCTGCGCAAGAACGCCGAGGAGTTCGGCATCCGCCTGCACTCCCTCGGCGACATCGAGCAGGGCATCGTGCACGTCGTCGGCCCGCAGCTCGGCCTCACCATGCCGGGCATCACCGTGGTCTGCGGCGACTCGCACACCTCGACGCACGGCGCGTTCGGCGCCATGGCCTTCGGCATCGGCACCAGCGAGGTGGAGCACGTGCTCGCCACCCAGACGCTGCCGCTGAAGCCGTTCAAGACGATGGCCATCACCGTCGAGGGCGAGCTGCGTCCCGGGGTGACGGCCAAGGACATCATCCTCGCCGTGATCGCGAAGATCGGCACCGGCGGCGGCCAGGGCTACGTGCTCGAGTACCGCGGCAGCGCCATCCGCTCGCTCTCCATGGAGGGCAGGATGACGATCTGCAACATGTCGATCGAGGCCGGCGCCCGCGCCGGGATGGTCGCGCCGGACGAGACCACTTTCGCGTACCTGAAGGGCCGGCCGCACGCCCCGGAAGGCGCAGACTGGGACGAGGCCGTCGCGTACTGGAAGACGCTGCAGACGGACGACGACGCCGTGTTCGACGCCGAGGTCTATCTCGACGCCGACGAGATCGAGCCGTTCGTCACCTGGGGCACCAACCCCGGCCAGGGCGTCTCGCTCAGCCAGGAGGTGCCGGACCCGGCCGCGATCGACGAGCCGAACGCCCGCGCCGCGGCCGAGCGCGCTCTCGAGTACATGGACCTGACTCCGGGCACGCCGATGAAGAGCATCCCTGTGGATGCGGTGTTCATGGGCTCGTGCACGAACAGCCGCATCGAGGACCTGCGTGCCTTCGCGTCCATCATCAAGGGCCGGAAGAAGGCCGACGGCGTCCGCGTCATGGTCGTCCCCGGCTCGGCGCGCGTGCGCATCGAGGCCGAGGCCGAGGGCATCGACAAGATCGTCGAGGAGTTCGGCGCCGAGTGGCGGTTCGCCGGCTGCTCGATGTGCCTGGGCATGAACCCCGACCAGCTCGCCCCTGGGGAGCGCTGCGCCTCCACCTCCAACCGCAACTTCGAGGGACGCCAGGGCAAGGGCGGCCGCACCCACCTGGTGTCGCCGCTGGTCGCCGCTGCGACCGCCATCCGCGGCACGCTGTCCAGCCCGTGGGACCTGGAGCACGAGGACGTCGATACGAACTCCGGAGAGAAGGTGGGCGCCTGA
- the leuD gene encoding 3-isopropylmalate dehydratase small subunit yields MEKFETVTGVAVPFRRSNVDTDQIIPAVFLKRVTKTGFDDALFHEWRKDPDFILNQEPYQGASVLVAGPDFGTGSSREHAVWALRDYGFRVVLSPRFADIFRGNSGKQGLLTGVITEEDAERLWAAIEAEPGITATVDLVSKTATVGEVQVSFDIDDYTRWRLLEGLDDIALTLRDEARISEYESGRASWRPKTLPVKL; encoded by the coding sequence ATGGAGAAGTTCGAGACCGTCACCGGCGTCGCCGTCCCGTTCCGCCGGTCGAACGTCGACACCGACCAGATCATCCCCGCCGTGTTCCTGAAGCGCGTCACCAAGACCGGCTTCGACGACGCCCTGTTCCACGAGTGGCGCAAGGACCCCGACTTCATCCTCAACCAGGAGCCGTACCAGGGCGCGAGCGTCCTGGTCGCCGGCCCCGACTTCGGCACCGGCTCGTCCCGCGAGCACGCCGTCTGGGCGCTGCGCGACTACGGCTTCCGTGTGGTGCTGAGCCCGCGGTTCGCCGACATCTTCCGTGGCAACTCCGGCAAGCAGGGCCTGCTCACCGGTGTGATCACCGAGGAGGACGCCGAGCGTCTCTGGGCGGCCATCGAGGCCGAGCCGGGAATAACCGCGACGGTGGATCTGGTTTCCAAGACCGCGACCGTCGGTGAGGTCCAGGTGTCTTTCGACATCGACGACTACACTCGCTGGCGTTTGCTCGAAGGGTTGGACGACATCGCTCTGACCCTGCGCGACGAGGCGCGCATCTCCGAATACGAAAGCGGCCGCGCGAGCTGGCGGCCCAAGACCCTCCCGGTGAAACTTTGA
- the murA gene encoding UDP-N-acetylglucosamine 1-carboxyvinyltransferase — MNSLLQDAQAAGARVGLKGDRITINGGIPLRGRIEVRGAKNFVTKAMVAAILGEGPSVLRNVPDISDVRVVRGLLEVHGVKVTDGAEEGELLLDPSAVESAHMADIDAHAGSSRIPILFCGPLLHRLGEAFIPDLGGCRIGDRPIDYHLEVLRKFGAVVDKLPSGIRMSAPNGLHGAKLELPYPSVGATEQVLLTAVRADGITELKGAAIEPEIMDLINVLQKMGAIISVDTDRVIRIEGVDKLVGYSHTALFDRNEAASWAAAALATNGDIYVGGARQPEMLTFLNVFRKVGGAFEIHDDGIRFFHPGGELKPVVIETDVHPGFMTDWQQPLVVALAKANGVSIVHETVYEQRFGFVDALIDMGAKIQVHKECLGGHDCRFGQRNFNHSAVIMGPVDLHGADVEIPDLRGGFSHLIAALTAEGRSTVSNVGIISRGYERFITKLEQLGADFVLEG; from the coding sequence TTGAACTCACTTCTTCAGGACGCTCAGGCGGCAGGAGCGCGCGTCGGCCTCAAGGGCGACCGCATCACGATCAACGGCGGCATCCCGCTGCGGGGCCGCATCGAGGTCCGCGGCGCCAAGAACTTCGTCACGAAGGCGATGGTCGCCGCCATCCTCGGTGAAGGCCCGAGCGTGCTGCGGAACGTTCCGGACATCTCGGACGTCCGCGTGGTGCGCGGGCTGCTCGAGGTGCACGGCGTGAAGGTCACCGACGGCGCCGAGGAGGGCGAGCTGCTGCTCGATCCGAGCGCGGTCGAGTCGGCGCACATGGCCGACATCGACGCGCACGCCGGCTCGAGCCGCATCCCGATCCTGTTCTGCGGGCCGCTGCTGCACCGTCTCGGCGAGGCGTTCATCCCCGACCTCGGCGGCTGCCGGATCGGCGACCGCCCGATCGACTACCACCTCGAGGTGCTTCGCAAGTTCGGCGCCGTCGTGGACAAGCTGCCGAGCGGCATCCGGATGTCGGCCCCGAACGGCCTGCACGGCGCGAAGCTCGAGCTCCCGTACCCGAGCGTCGGCGCCACCGAGCAGGTGCTCCTGACCGCGGTCCGCGCGGACGGCATCACCGAGCTCAAAGGCGCGGCGATCGAGCCCGAGATCATGGACCTGATCAACGTCCTGCAGAAGATGGGCGCGATCATCTCGGTGGACACCGACCGCGTCATCCGCATCGAGGGCGTCGACAAGCTGGTCGGCTACAGCCACACCGCCCTGTTCGACCGGAACGAGGCTGCCAGCTGGGCGGCCGCGGCCCTGGCGACGAACGGCGACATCTACGTCGGCGGCGCACGTCAGCCCGAGATGCTGACCTTCCTCAACGTCTTCCGCAAGGTCGGCGGCGCGTTCGAGATCCACGACGACGGCATCCGCTTCTTCCACCCGGGCGGTGAGCTGAAGCCCGTCGTGATCGAGACCGACGTGCACCCCGGCTTCATGACCGACTGGCAGCAGCCGCTCGTCGTCGCCCTGGCCAAGGCCAACGGCGTGTCGATCGTGCACGAGACCGTGTACGAGCAGCGCTTCGGCTTCGTGGACGCGCTCATCGACATGGGTGCGAAGATCCAGGTGCACAAGGAGTGCCTCGGCGGTCACGACTGCCGCTTCGGCCAGCGCAACTTCAACCACTCCGCGGTCATCATGGGTCCGGTGGACCTGCACGGGGCGGATGTGGAGATCCCCGACCTGCGCGGCGGCTTCAGCCACCTCATCGCGGCGCTGACCGCCGAGGGACGCTCGACCGTCAGCAACGTCGGCATCATCTCCCGCGGCTACGAGAGGTTCATCACCAAGCTTGAGCAGCTCGGTGCCGACTTCGTGCTCGAGGGCTGA
- a CDS encoding type II toxin-antitoxin system prevent-host-death family antitoxin, translating to MKAVTVRDLRNHGGEILDRVARGERLTVTRDGAAVAELSPLPAPATSLSVLMDRRARLPEIDPTALLADIDELVDQSW from the coding sequence ATGAAGGCTGTAACCGTGAGAGACCTCAGAAATCATGGCGGAGAGATCCTGGACCGGGTGGCGCGTGGCGAGCGCCTGACAGTGACGCGTGACGGGGCGGCGGTGGCGGAGCTTTCGCCACTGCCCGCTCCGGCCACGTCGCTGTCGGTGCTGATGGATCGGCGGGCACGCCTGCCCGAGATCGACCCGACGGCGCTGCTGGCCGACATCGACGAGCTGGTGGACCAGTCGTGGTGA
- a CDS encoding D-alanine--D-alanine ligase family protein: MTEKVAVALLFGGRSSEHSISCATAAGVLAAIDREKYDVIPVGITPEGAFTLQPDDATRFALNADDLPRVEDNGTRVRWPEVAGSRELTVTRPDGSTQSLGEVDIVFPILHGPWGEDGTIQGMLELVGLPYVGSGVLASALGMDKHFTKTVLRQAGIPVAPWTTVTAFEWRAAPDDVRSAATQLGLPAFVKPARAGSSVGVSKVKDWSELDAAIETAFAEDDRILIESSVAGREVEIAVLGGRPGEPARASVAGEIVVSGRDFYDFAAKYLDAPGIDLVCPADLTEAELAQMRDLGVRAFDAIGGEGLSRVDFFLTADGFVVNEINTMPGFTPISMFPRCWQESGLSYPDLIDELIQVALARA, translated from the coding sequence ATGACGGAAAAGGTCGCAGTCGCGCTTCTGTTTGGGGGTCGCTCAAGCGAGCATTCGATCAGCTGCGCGACGGCGGCGGGGGTGCTCGCGGCGATCGACCGTGAGAAGTACGACGTCATCCCCGTCGGCATCACTCCGGAAGGCGCCTTCACGCTGCAGCCCGACGACGCGACACGCTTCGCGCTGAACGCGGACGACCTGCCGCGGGTCGAGGACAACGGCACGCGCGTGCGCTGGCCGGAGGTGGCCGGCTCCCGGGAGCTCACCGTCACCCGCCCGGACGGGTCGACGCAGTCGCTGGGCGAGGTCGACATCGTCTTCCCGATCCTGCACGGGCCCTGGGGCGAGGACGGCACCATCCAGGGCATGCTCGAGCTCGTCGGGCTGCCGTACGTCGGCTCCGGCGTGCTCGCCAGCGCCCTCGGGATGGACAAGCACTTCACGAAGACGGTGCTGCGTCAGGCGGGCATCCCCGTCGCGCCGTGGACGACGGTGACCGCGTTCGAGTGGCGTGCCGCTCCGGACGACGTCCGTTCCGCGGCGACGCAGCTCGGCCTTCCCGCGTTCGTCAAGCCGGCGCGAGCCGGGTCGAGCGTCGGCGTGAGCAAGGTCAAGGACTGGTCGGAGCTGGACGCGGCCATCGAGACGGCGTTCGCCGAGGACGACCGCATCCTCATCGAGTCGAGCGTCGCGGGCCGCGAGGTGGAGATCGCTGTGCTCGGCGGCCGTCCCGGCGAGCCGGCCCGGGCGTCGGTGGCGGGCGAGATCGTGGTCTCCGGGCGCGACTTCTACGACTTCGCTGCGAAGTACCTCGACGCCCCCGGCATCGATCTGGTCTGCCCGGCGGATCTGACCGAGGCCGAGCTTGCGCAGATGCGCGACCTCGGCGTGCGTGCGTTCGACGCCATCGGCGGCGAGGGCCTGTCGCGGGTGGACTTCTTCCTCACCGCGGACGGCTTCGTCGTCAACGAGATCAACACGATGCCGGGCTTCACGCCGATCTCGATGTTCCCGCGCTGCTGGCAGGAGTCCGGGCTGAGCTATCCCGACCTGATCGACGAGCTGATCCAGGTCGCCCTGGCCAGGGCCTGA
- a CDS encoding DUF3515 family protein: protein MSSRRTAVSAVLATVLAVAALALTGCAPTVSLDAAADANDPGCAQISVRLPDSVAGKAQRETDAQATGAWGDPAAVLLRCGVPPLGPTTKPCVNVNDIDWVLMSDPAAKQVVYQTFGRTPATEVIIDHVSGASDAAVLPEFASAIATVKQTQKCLSTLDTSLTPTTTATPSPTPSK from the coding sequence ATGTCCTCTCGCCGCACCGCCGTCAGCGCGGTCCTCGCCACCGTCCTCGCCGTCGCCGCGCTCGCGCTCACCGGCTGCGCCCCGACCGTCTCGCTCGACGCCGCCGCGGACGCGAACGACCCGGGATGCGCGCAGATCAGCGTTCGCCTCCCCGATTCGGTCGCCGGAAAGGCGCAGCGCGAGACCGACGCGCAGGCGACCGGCGCCTGGGGCGACCCGGCGGCGGTCCTGCTGCGCTGCGGCGTCCCGCCGCTCGGCCCGACGACGAAGCCGTGCGTGAACGTCAACGACATCGACTGGGTGCTCATGTCAGACCCCGCCGCGAAGCAGGTCGTGTACCAGACCTTCGGGCGCACCCCTGCGACCGAGGTGATCATCGACCACGTCTCCGGCGCCTCCGACGCCGCGGTTCTCCCCGAGTTCGCCTCCGCGATCGCCACCGTGAAGCAGACGCAGAAGTGCCTGTCCACCCTCGACACCAGCCTCACTCCCACGACGACGGCGACGCCGAGCCCGACGCCGTCGAAGTGA